One Gossypium raimondii isolate GPD5lz chromosome 3, ASM2569854v1, whole genome shotgun sequence genomic window carries:
- the LOC105795126 gene encoding uncharacterized protein LOC105795126: MGFQALVNLALICFHSLAWPLFALGYPLRASIQAIEANSNTDTKKLVTYWIIFSLISLFEHAFMGILQWLPFWPYMKLTIVCWMMIPHFDGAFYVYNHFVHPCLYMDLPTIINWFKKQQDLFLKDNFLVEVADDFVKAHGPTEVQEKLIANEPKGTETSILQKGIKPVQIAEKSEVAPILKTDPNVIQTVNNTTVTLSETVGEVGPDLPKISSDKQVQKEWTCAMCQVTTTSEKTLKSHLQGRKHKNKLMQANNQPCKGKAGLASKVKQSEVSRKEPQKKGSKNYEPPKGQMSASSAACSNAVNPKTEMSKSNLPKEEWKKVIPTTNMVGNHVKSSENVQGQQQQVEKEHNKTKIPQFRCAICNITCGRSEDLNSHLWGRKHLAKLNSLGRGQLA, encoded by the exons ATGGGTTTTCAAGCTCTTGTTAACCTTGCATTGATATGCTTTCATTCTCTTGCTTg GCCTCTCTTTGCTTTAGGGTATCCTCT ACGTGCTTCCATTCAGGCAATTGAGGCTAATTCCAACACTGACACCAAGAAATTAGTTACTTATTGGATTATCTTCTCATTGATTTCCTTGTTCGAACATGCTTTCATGGGGATCCTTCAATGGCTTCCATTTTGGCCATATATGAAGCTAACCATCGTCTGTTGGATGATGATACCCCATTTCGATGGTgccttttatgtttataatcACTTTGTTCATCCATGTTTGTATATGGATTTGCCAACTATCATTAACTGGTTCAAGAAGCAACAAGACTTGTTTTTGAAGGACAATTTTCTTGTTGAAGTAGCTGATGACTTTGTGAAGGCACATGGACCAACAGAAGTTCAAGAGAAACTTATTGCTAATGAG CCAAAGGGGACTGAGACTAGCATATTGCAGAAAGGCATAAAACCTGTGCAAATAGCAGAGAAATCGGAAGTTGCTCCG ATTCTGAAAACCGATCCCAATGTCATTCAGACAGTGAACAATACTACTGTTACACTTTCAGAAACTGTGGGAGAGGTGGGTCCCGATTTACCCAAGATATCTTCAGATAAGCAAGTTCAGAAGGAATGGACTTGTGCTATGTGTCAAGTGACAACCACGAGTGAGAAAACCTTGAAGAGTCATTTGCAAGgaagaaaacacaaaaacaaGTTAATGCAAGCAAATAACCAACCTTGTAAAGGCAAAGCTGGTTTGGCTTCAAAGGTAAAACAATCTGAGGTTTCCCGCAAGGAACCCCAGAAAAAAGGTTCAAAGAATTATGAACCTCCCAAAGGCCAAATGTCTGCTTCGTCAGCAGCATGCAGCAATGCAGTGAATCCTAAAACCGAGATGAGCAAATCTAATCTGCCAAAAGAAGAATGGAAGAAGGTAATACCAACAACTAATATGGTGGGAAATCATGTAAAATCAAGTGAAAACGTACAAGGGCAGCAGCAACAGGTTGAGAAGGAACATAATAAGACTAAAATACCTCAATTTAGGTGTGCTATATGTAACATAACCTGCGGTCGATCAGAGGATCTGAATTCTCATCTATGGGGAAGGAAGCACTTAGCTAAACTGAATAGTCTTGGAAGGGGTCAGCTTGCTTGA
- the LOC105795128 gene encoding methylmalonate-semialdehyde dehydrogenase [acylating], mitochondrial isoform X1, giving the protein MMRFSLQKVKNLPALRPQVLASASPRFSTATESSFNHRNPSRVPNLIGGAFVDSKSTSTIDVINPATQEVVSQIPLTTNEEFKAAVAAAKQAFPSWRNTPITTRQRIMFKLQELIRRDMDKLAKNITTEQGKTLKDAHGDVFRGLEVVEHSCGMATLQMGEYVPNVASGIDTYSVREPLGVCAGICPFNFPAMIPLWMFPVAVTCGNTFVLKPSEKDPGASIMLAELAIEAGLPPGVLNIVHGTNDIVNAICDDDDIRAISFVGSNTAGMHIYGRASAKGKRVQSNMGAKNHGIVMPDANKDATLNALLAAGFGAAGQRCMALSTIVFVGDSESWLNDLVERAKGLKVNAGIEPNADLGPVISKQAKERICRLVQSGVERGAKLLLDGRNVVVPGYEQGNFIGPTILTGVTADMKCYKEEIFGPVLVCMKADSLEDALNIVNRNKYGNGASIFTTSGAVARKFQTEVEAGQVGINVPIPVPLPFFSFTGNKASFAGDLNFYGKAGVNFFTQIKTVTQQWKDLPSGSGVSLAMPTSQKL; this is encoded by the exons AGGGTTCCTAATCTTATAGGAGGTGCTTTTGTTGATTCGAAATCAACATCAACCATTGATGTTATAAACCCT GCGACGCAAGAAGTTGTTTCACAAATTCCTTTAACTACAAATGAAGAGTTCAAAGCTGCAGTGGCTGCAGCAAAGCAAGCTTTCCCGTCATGGCGAAATACCCCAATTACAACTCGTCAGCGTATTATGTTCAAACTCCAAGAGCTTATTCGTAGGGATATG GATAAACTGGCCAAGAATATTACAACTGAACAGGGCAAGACATTGAAGGATGCTCATGGAGATGTCTTTCGGGGACTTG AGGTGGTGGAACATAGTTGTGGAATGGCAACCCTGCAAATGGGAGAGTATGTCCCCAATGTAGCTAGTGGAATCGATACATATAGTGTTAGAGAACCACTAGGTGTTTGTGCTGGGATTTGTCCCTTCAACTTTCCAGCAATGATTCCCTTATGG ATGTTCCCTGTCGCAGTTACATGTGGTAATACTTTTGTTTTAAAGCCATCGGAAAAGGATCCTG GGGCATCCATAATGCTGGCTGAGTTAGCAATTGAAGCTGGTCTGCCCCCGGGTGTCTTAAATATAGTTCATGGCACCAAT GACATTGTTAATGCTATttgtgatgatgatgatatcaGAGCTATATCATTTGTTGGTTCTAATACT gCTGGCATGCACATATATGGAAGAGCTTCTGCTAAAGGAAAACGTGTGCAG TCCAATATGGGGGCCAAAAATCATGGCATTGTCATGCCTGATGCAAACAAGGATGCTACACTAAATGCTCTACTTGCTGCTGGTTTTGGTGCTGCGGGACAAAGGTGCATGGCACTTAGCACAATAGTCTTTGTTGGTGACTCTGAATCATG GTTGAATGACCTGGTTGAACGTGCCAAAGGTCTTAAAGTTAATGCTGGAATTGAACCCAATGCAGACCTTGGTCCAGTGATTAGCAAACAG GCTAAAGAACGAATATGCAGGTTAGTTCAATCTGGAGTTGAGCGTGGTGCAAAACTACTGCTTGATGGGAGAAATGTCGTG GTTCCGGGATATGAGCAAGGAAATTTTATTGGTCCGACAATTTTAACTGGTGTCACAGCTGACATGAAATGCTATAAG GAGGAAATCTTCGGCCCAGTTCTTGTTTGCATGAAG GCTGACAGCTTGGAAGACGCTTTAAACATTGTTAACAGAAACAA ATATGGTAATGGTGCTTCTATATTTACTACATCCGGTGCTGTAGCGAGGAAATTCCAGACAGAGGTTGAGGCCGGGCAG GTTGGCATCAATGTCCCCATACCAGTTCCCTTGCCATTTTTCTCATTTACTGGCAATAAAGCATCTTTCGCGGGCGACCTTAACTTTTACg GCAAGGCTGGAGTTAACTTTTTCACCCAGATTAAAACAGTTACTCAACAATGGAAGGATTTACCTAGCGGCAGCGGAGTTTCCCTAGCAATGCCAACATCGCAGAAGTTATAA
- the LOC105795128 gene encoding methylmalonate-semialdehyde dehydrogenase [acylating], mitochondrial isoform X2 produces the protein MFKLQELIRRDMDKLAKNITTEQGKTLKDAHGDVFRGLEVVEHSCGMATLQMGEYVPNVASGIDTYSVREPLGVCAGICPFNFPAMIPLWMFPVAVTCGNTFVLKPSEKDPGASIMLAELAIEAGLPPGVLNIVHGTNDIVNAICDDDDIRAISFVGSNTAGMHIYGRASAKGKRVQSNMGAKNHGIVMPDANKDATLNALLAAGFGAAGQRCMALSTIVFVGDSESWLNDLVERAKGLKVNAGIEPNADLGPVISKQAKERICRLVQSGVERGAKLLLDGRNVVVPGYEQGNFIGPTILTGVTADMKCYKEEIFGPVLVCMKADSLEDALNIVNRNKYGNGASIFTTSGAVARKFQTEVEAGQVGINVPIPVPLPFFSFTGNKASFAGDLNFYGKAGVNFFTQIKTVTQQWKDLPSGSGVSLAMPTSQKL, from the exons ATGTTCAAACTCCAAGAGCTTATTCGTAGGGATATG GATAAACTGGCCAAGAATATTACAACTGAACAGGGCAAGACATTGAAGGATGCTCATGGAGATGTCTTTCGGGGACTTG AGGTGGTGGAACATAGTTGTGGAATGGCAACCCTGCAAATGGGAGAGTATGTCCCCAATGTAGCTAGTGGAATCGATACATATAGTGTTAGAGAACCACTAGGTGTTTGTGCTGGGATTTGTCCCTTCAACTTTCCAGCAATGATTCCCTTATGG ATGTTCCCTGTCGCAGTTACATGTGGTAATACTTTTGTTTTAAAGCCATCGGAAAAGGATCCTG GGGCATCCATAATGCTGGCTGAGTTAGCAATTGAAGCTGGTCTGCCCCCGGGTGTCTTAAATATAGTTCATGGCACCAAT GACATTGTTAATGCTATttgtgatgatgatgatatcaGAGCTATATCATTTGTTGGTTCTAATACT gCTGGCATGCACATATATGGAAGAGCTTCTGCTAAAGGAAAACGTGTGCAG TCCAATATGGGGGCCAAAAATCATGGCATTGTCATGCCTGATGCAAACAAGGATGCTACACTAAATGCTCTACTTGCTGCTGGTTTTGGTGCTGCGGGACAAAGGTGCATGGCACTTAGCACAATAGTCTTTGTTGGTGACTCTGAATCATG GTTGAATGACCTGGTTGAACGTGCCAAAGGTCTTAAAGTTAATGCTGGAATTGAACCCAATGCAGACCTTGGTCCAGTGATTAGCAAACAG GCTAAAGAACGAATATGCAGGTTAGTTCAATCTGGAGTTGAGCGTGGTGCAAAACTACTGCTTGATGGGAGAAATGTCGTG GTTCCGGGATATGAGCAAGGAAATTTTATTGGTCCGACAATTTTAACTGGTGTCACAGCTGACATGAAATGCTATAAG GAGGAAATCTTCGGCCCAGTTCTTGTTTGCATGAAG GCTGACAGCTTGGAAGACGCTTTAAACATTGTTAACAGAAACAA ATATGGTAATGGTGCTTCTATATTTACTACATCCGGTGCTGTAGCGAGGAAATTCCAGACAGAGGTTGAGGCCGGGCAG GTTGGCATCAATGTCCCCATACCAGTTCCCTTGCCATTTTTCTCATTTACTGGCAATAAAGCATCTTTCGCGGGCGACCTTAACTTTTACg GCAAGGCTGGAGTTAACTTTTTCACCCAGATTAAAACAGTTACTCAACAATGGAAGGATTTACCTAGCGGCAGCGGAGTTTCCCTAGCAATGCCAACATCGCAGAAGTTATAA